The following DNA comes from Harpia harpyja isolate bHarHar1 chromosome 20, bHarHar1 primary haplotype, whole genome shotgun sequence.
CCCTTCAGCAAGCTCGGGTggaaatgctgcacagcagcaagcCCAAGCGTCCGCAAAGCTGATGTCGTGGCACCTCACATCGCAGTCGGCAGGGATTTCATTCCGCGGGACAACAGCCCACAGCCACGACCACAAAGCTCAGCTGCGGACGGCCACCGCTGCGGGGTGCGGCAACACCTTGCTTGCTTCCTCCCCCACAGCGAGACCCCGGGCGCTCCGGCAAGGACGCGAAGGTCCCGTGAACACCCTTAAGAAGCACCCGCCaagcccccgccgcccgcgggcccCGGCGGCTGAGCCCGGCTCCCACCAGCGCCTGCCCAGGGGCCGGGCGACAAGGGCCACAAGAAGGGGGAAGGGGCGAGAGGCGACAAAGGGAGGGCCACTGACCGTGTCCACGAGAGCGGGCGGCTCCGGCTGCGTCTCCttcgccgcggggccgggcggcggcgggaagtTGGGGCTGAAAACCATCAGGTCGCTCTTGCCCGCGCCCTCCGCCACGCACAGGCTCCGGCTCTGGCGCTGCGAGTACGACCAGCTCCCCACTTCGCTGGCGCACACCAGCGTCGCCGGCCCGGGCCCCGACAGCACGGCCGCCCGCGGCGCCCACCGCGACGCCCCGTACAGCACCACCGCCAGCAGGAACAGGCTCGACACCGCGCAGATGGCCACCACCAGCCACACGttcgtcgccgccgccgccgccgccgccgccgccgcgccgccctccgcgcccgccgccggccgcagccccgccccCGACGAGGACGAGCCCgcggccgccagcgccgcctCGGCGCCCTCCACCAGCGACACGCTCAGCGTGGCCGTGGCCGAGCGCGCCGGCTCCCCGTGGTCCCGCACCACGATCACCAGCCTCTGCCGCGGGCCGTCCGCCTCCTCCAGCGCCCGCGCCGTGCTCACCTCGCCGCTGTACAGCCCCACGCGGAACGGGCCCTTCCCCCGCGGCTCCCACAGCTCGTAGCGCAGCCACGCGTTGTAGCCCGAGTCCGCGTCCACCGCGCGGATCTTCGCCACCAcctgccccgccggcgcccccCACGCCGCCCACGCCCACAACgcccccgagcccgagcccgagcccgagcccgagcccggcCCCGACGCCGCCGAGCCCGCCGCCCCGCcacccggcccgcccccggcAGGCGGCAGCAGCGCCGGCGCGTTGTCGTTCTCGTCCACCACGAAGAGCTGCACCGTGGCGTTGCCGCACAGCGGCGGCTCCCCCGCGTCCACCGCCCGCACCTCGAACTGCAGCACCTGCACCTCCTCGTAGTCCAACGGCTGCAGCGCCCGCAGCCGCCCGCTCTCCGCGTCCACCGACACGTAGCTCGACGCCGCCCGCCACCCCCCGCCCGCCACCGCGCCCCCGCCCACGCCCTCCGCCACCGAGTAGCTCACGCGCCCGTTGCCCGCCTCGTCCGGGTCCCGCGCCCACAGCCGCGCCAGCTCCGCGCCCGCCGCGTTGTTCTCCCGCGCCAGCACCGTGTACACGGCCTGCGCGAACGccggcgcgttgtcgttcacgTCCGACACCGGCACCCGCAGCCCGCGGCTGGCGCGCAGCGCCGGCGCCCCGCCGTCCTCCGCCCGCACCTCCACCTCGTACTCCGACACCCGCTCCCGGTCCAGCGCCTCCCGCAGCACCAGCGAGTACGAGCCCGCGAACGTCGCCACCAGCCCGAACGGCGCCGCCGGCCACACCGCGCAGCGCACCCGCCCGTTCGCCCCCGAGTCCCGGTCCGACACGCTCAGCAGCGCCACCACCGTCCCCACCGCCGCGTCCTCCGGCACCGGCACCGACAGCGACGTCACCCACACCTccggcgcgttgtcgttcacgTCCAGCACCTCCACCAACACCTTGCAGTGACCCGACAGCGGGGGGTTTCCCTGATCCGCCGCATCCACTTGCAGGCGATAGAGACCAATAACCTCAAAGTCTAAGTCACCCCTAAGGCGGATCTCCCCGCTATTCCTGTCGATCCCAAAAACATCTCTTCCATTTGGAGGGAACAAATTCTGGAGAGAATATGAGATATTCCTGTTCGACCCCTCATCCGAATCCGTGGCGTTTACTCTGATCACAAGAGACCCGCGTTCCGTATTTTCCGGCAGCTGCACTTTATACACCGACTGGTTGAACTGGGGCGCGTTGTCGTTGGCGTCCAGCACCGAGATCACCAGCTCCATCGTGCCCATCAGCGACGGACGGCCCCCGTCACTCGCCGTCAACACCAAACGGTGCTCAGGCATCGTCTCGCGGTCCAGCGGTCTCCTGAGCACCAGAAATAACGATTCAGAGTCCTCCTCTGTTTTTTGCCGGTCCAGAGAGAAGTGCTCGCTGGGGCTGAGGGTATAGGAGAGCTGCGCGTTGGCTCCGACATCTGCATCCGACGCGCCCTCCAGCGGGAACCGAGAACCCGGCGGGGAGTTCTCCGGTAAAGTGAGGTTTTTCCGGGCGGCGGGGAAGAGCGGGGCGTTGT
Coding sequences within:
- the LOC128134426 gene encoding protocadherin alpha-6-like; its protein translation is MGVCWGPVVRVLVLQAAWALGGGQVRYSVPEEAKAGTVVGRLAQDLGLEAGEPEARRLRLVAQGRRASVEVSGASGALVVSSRLDREELCGKSAPCALRLEVLVERPLRVFHVELEVTDINDNAPLFPAARKNLTLPENSPPGSRFPLEGASDADVGANAQLSYTLSPSEHFSLDRQKTEEDSESLFLVLRRPLDRETMPEHRLVLTASDGGRPSLMGTMELVISVLDANDNAPQFNQSVYKVQLPENTERGSLVIRVNATDSDEGSNRNISYSLQNLFPPNGRDVFGIDRNSGEIRLRGDLDFEVIGLYRLQVDAADQGNPPLSGHCKVLVEVLDVNDNAPEVWVTSLSVPVPEDAAVGTVVALLSVSDRDSGANGRVRCAVWPAAPFGLVATFAGSYSLVLREALDRERVSEYEVEVRAEDGGAPALRASRGLRVPVSDVNDNAPAFAQAVYTVLARENNAAGAELARLWARDPDEAGNGRVSYSVAEGVGGGAVAGGGWRAASSYVSVDAESGRLRALQPLDYEEVQVLQFEVRAVDAGEPPLCGNATVQLFVVDENDNAPALLPPAGGGPGGGAAGSAASGPGSGSGSGSGSGALWAWAAWGAPAGQVVAKIRAVDADSGYNAWLRYELWEPRGKGPFRVGLYSGEVSTARALEEADGPRQRLVIVVRDHGEPARSATATLSVSLVEGAEAALAAAGSSSSGAGLRPAAGAEGGAAAAAAAAAATNVWLVVAICAVSSLFLLAVVLYGASRWAPRAAVLSGPGPATLVCASEVGSWSYSQRQSRSLCVAEGAGKSDLMVFSPNFPPPPGPAAKETQPEPPALVDTVSGPPFVASRPFPLLVALVARPLGRRWWEPGSAAGARGRRGLGGCFLRVFTGPSRPCRSARGLAVGEEASKVLPHPAAVAVRS